The following DNA comes from Alienimonas californiensis.
GTCGCCGTCGGCAGCGCCGCCCCGGGCGGCAGCCGCAGGACCGCGGCGAGGTCCGCCCGGGCCAGGTCTTCCGCCTGGGTCAGTTGAAGGAGGCGATCGTCGAGCCGGTCGATTTCCAACTGCGTCCGCAGCACGTCCGTCTGGGCGCCGCCCGTGCGAACGCGGGCCACGGCCACGTCGGAAAGCTGTTCCAGCAGGTCCCGGTTCCGCTCCGTCACCTCGACCGCCCGGCCGGCGTACCAGGCCTCGAACCAGGCCGTGCGGGCCGCCAGCGCCGCGGCCAACTCGGCGGTCGCCGCCTCGGTCAGGGCGACCTGCGCTTCACGACGGACCACCTCGCCGCGGGCGTCCAGCTTGGCGAGCCACGGGAACCGCTGGGCCACCTGCACGCCGGTCTGCACACGACCCGCGGCGGTTTGCAGGGCCTGATCGCGGATCGGATAGGAGGTGCTGGTGAGCGTCGGGTCCTCCAATGCCGTCACCTGCGGGAGGCGGGCGGCGATCGAGTCGGCCCGGCGACGGGCGGCCGCGGCCCGGGGAGAACGGGCCACCGCCAGCGCCGCCGCCGCCTCAAGCCCGATCGTCGGGGGACCGGCGGCGGCGCCCGCCGTGTGGGACCGCGGCTCGCCGTTGGCGGGGTCGCCGCCGTCGTCCGGGGCGGGGGCGTCGAGGAGGGGATCGAACGATCCGTTGCCGTCCTGCCGAACGCTGGGATCCTGCGCCGGGGCCCGCTCAGACGGGGCCTTTTCAGTCGGGACGTCGAGCAGGGGGTCGTAGAACTCGCCCCGTTCGATGCCGTTCGCCGCGTCCCCGCCGGATTCGTCCTGGAAGGACACGGGACGCACGGCGCCAACCGCGGACGACGACGGCGGGAGCGGGCGCGGCGACGACGCCGACGATCCGACGACGCAGCCCGCGGCCAGCGAGAGGGCTCCGGCGAGCGTCAGGCGGGCGGCAGGCCGAAGTCGATCTTGCATCGTCGAGGCGGTCTGCAACACTGGGGATACCCTCTCCGGGTAAATCGACCGCAGGAACCGCTTTGTTCGCGTCTGTCCGCACCGCCCTCACACTTTGCCTGACGCTGGCGGTCTGCGCCTCCGGGCCGGGGCCGGTGACGGCGGCGATCGGGTGCCCGGCGATCGACGCGGCCCCCCCGGCGGCCGAGCGTTCCTGCTGCGATCGAGTCGACCCGGAGAAGGCCAAACCGCTTGCCTGTTGCGGCGAACGATGCCATTGCGGCCTGCCCGACGCGCCCTTCGGGCCCCACGACGAGACGGACGACCGGCCGAGCGTTTGCCGGTGCGGTTCGCGTCCGCTGCCGCCCGTGGTGCCCGAAGCTCCGTCCCGGCCGGACGTGAAGCCGGCGACCGCGTCGTGTGCGAATCCGGCCGCGTTTGACACAGACAAGTCGGCGGCGGTTCTCGCCGCCGTCGATCCGGAACTCGCATTTCATCACCCGCGTGGCTACGCGCAGCGGGTGCTCGGGGTCTGGCGCACCTAGCCGGATTCGCCCGACGCTCCCGGTCCGCGCCGCCCTGTGAGGCCGGCGCCGGCCGCTCTTTTCGCCCCGTCATGCTCGACGGGAATCCCCTTCTGGTCGCTTCGCGCTTCGACGCACGGCGACCGCCACGGCCGCGCCCGTTCCTCTGGCGCGGCCGTGCATGCCCCCGCCCCTTTCAAGGACGTCCCCATGAAGATCCGCCCGTTCCTCGCCCTGCCCGCCGCCGGTCTGTTCGCCCTGGCCGCCGGCTGTGCCGTCGAAACCGAACCGGTCCCCCCGGCCGACGCCGAGGCGCCCGCGACCACCGAGGCCGTCGCGCTCGTAAACGAAACCTGTCCCCTCATGGGCGGGGACGCCGATCCGGCGGT
Coding sequences within:
- a CDS encoding TolC family protein: MRPVSFQDESGGDAANGIERGEFYDPLLDVPTEKAPSERAPAQDPSVRQDGNGSFDPLLDAPAPDDGGDPANGEPRSHTAGAAAGPPTIGLEAAAALAVARSPRAAAARRRADSIAARLPQVTALEDPTLTSTSYPIRDQALQTAAGRVQTGVQVAQRFPWLAKLDARGEVVRREAQVALTEAATAELAAALAARTAWFEAWYAGRAVEVTERNRDLLEQLSDVAVARVRTGGAQTDVLRTQLEIDRLDDRLLQLTQAEDLARADLAAVLRLPPGAALPTATTELPPLDAAAEVDVLSAAAQRCRPELQRIGWEIARDRAERRVACLAGKPDFTAGFGYAVVTEEDALAGNANGRDNVSVLFGLTLPIYGDKIRAGVAEADRRLAADARSLDAERDETLRLIRRLAIRLDSLADQLDLLETRILPRAERTLEVSLADYRGERVGFTEAASSYADILRLEVQRARLRADVGIALAELERAVGCDLATTRPVPSPAPAPAPLPETLQAPPPIPSVEEPRGDGPAAAAPAEAIVDEPAAVEAPSEP